In one Nitrosarchaeum sp. genomic region, the following are encoded:
- a CDS encoding zinc ribbon domain-containing protein, whose protein sequence is MIRITEKPKVVINITESFLDTIDILLNLQVGDLSRLEHVKRMILENKPLYTSDEKYVKNLAETYIKDHQIEEIKSPKLINCRNCSTSIAEDAKFCTLCGTRQERTFQNYDVKKIVKRYNPLKIISRPNSYQSLAIIGGLMAMIPVLFIVARMEPLLEAINYETGIELSGLASAFISLGIISSILSFIAIIITFLIKNPKKVGRMLFFLAFGILVSSILIGIVGFVIILISSNIAYKKRHY, encoded by the coding sequence TTGATTAGAATTACAGAAAAACCCAAGGTTGTGATAAATATTACAGAATCATTTTTAGATACAATAGACATTTTATTAAATTTACAGGTAGGCGATTTATCAAGATTAGAGCACGTGAAAAGAATGATATTAGAAAATAAACCACTTTACACAAGTGATGAAAAATATGTTAAAAATCTAGCAGAGACATACATTAAAGATCATCAAATAGAAGAAATTAAATCACCAAAATTAATCAATTGTCGTAATTGCAGTACCAGTATTGCTGAAGATGCAAAATTTTGCACCCTATGTGGAACTAGACAAGAAAGAACATTTCAAAATTATGACGTAAAGAAGATTGTAAAAAGATACAATCCATTAAAAATTATATCAAGACCAAATTCGTATCAAAGTCTTGCCATAATTGGAGGATTAATGGCAATGATTCCAGTATTATTTATCGTTGCAAGAATGGAGCCATTACTTGAGGCAATCAACTATGAAACGGGAATAGAGTTGTCAGGACTTGCATCTGCGTTCATATCTCTTGGGATAATCTCTAGCATATTGAGTTTCATTGCAATCATAATTACATTTTTAATAAAAAACCCAAAAAAGGTTGGAAGAATGCTATTTTTTCTAGCATTTGGAATACTTGTTAGTTCTATTTTAATAGGAATTGTAGGTTTTGTAATAATTTTGATTTCAAGTAATATAGCATACAAAAAAAGACATTACTAA
- a CDS encoding DUF192 domain-containing protein, protein MATRTQTLIPVTIAAVIIGVVGLMSIPSDSKLESVQFPRGTIKIDDIALQVQVADTEPRRVRGLMFQDQLPYDQGMIFVFDEVGVYSLWMLNMQFSLDMIWFDQNGNIIHIEKNVPPCKTALETMTCQSFAPDGKALYILEVTSGFVDKFNITKDSKLSIISI, encoded by the coding sequence ATGGCAACTAGAACTCAGACTCTGATCCCAGTGACAATAGCTGCAGTGATAATTGGGGTTGTTGGATTGATGTCTATTCCAAGTGACAGTAAACTAGAATCTGTACAATTTCCAAGAGGTACAATCAAAATAGATGACATTGCATTGCAAGTCCAAGTTGCAGATACTGAACCGCGACGAGTAAGGGGATTAATGTTCCAAGATCAGCTCCCATATGATCAAGGAATGATCTTTGTATTTGATGAGGTTGGCGTTTATTCTCTTTGGATGTTAAACATGCAATTCTCACTTGATATGATTTGGTTTGATCAAAACGGAAACATTATTCATATTGAAAAAAATGTTCCCCCATGTAAAACTGCTCTTGAGACGATGACCTGTCAAAGTTTTGCCCCTGATGGCAAAGCCCTGTATATATTAGAGGTCACTTCTGGTTTTGTAGATAAATTTAACATTACTAAAGATTCCAAGTTAAGTATTATTTCAATTTAG
- a CDS encoding thermonuclease family protein, whose translation MNFIILGIILMILLGVLAVFLYYESAQNTEKVKVQIPISEVTEIISEKLQIDSKTITPPSVESSTSKCIGNSDCFSGKITKITDGDTIKVDERSVRFALVSAPEINTLEGKVAKDFVANICPVGSSVLVDEDDGQPEGSYGRMLAVVYCNDVNINEKILESGNAKISTLFCSESEFSDEPWAKKFGCTD comes from the coding sequence TTGAATTTCATAATTTTAGGAATTATTCTTATGATTCTACTTGGAGTTTTGGCAGTTTTTTTATATTATGAATCTGCTCAAAACACCGAAAAAGTCAAAGTACAAATTCCAATATCTGAGGTAACTGAGATTATTTCCGAAAAATTGCAAATAGATTCTAAAACAATTACGCCTCCATCCGTTGAATCATCTACTTCGAAATGTATTGGTAATTCTGATTGTTTTTCAGGTAAAATAACAAAAATTACTGATGGTGATACCATCAAGGTTGATGAAAGATCTGTAAGATTTGCATTGGTCAGTGCTCCTGAGATAAATACTTTGGAAGGTAAGGTTGCAAAAGATTTTGTTGCCAATATATGCCCTGTTGGTTCTTCTGTTTTAGTTGATGAAGATGATGGACAACCCGAAGGCAGTTATGGTAGAATGCTTGCAGTAGTATATTGCAACGATGTTAATATTAATGAGAAAATTTTAGAATCAGGCAATGCAAAAATATCCACTTTGTTTTGTTCTGAAAGTGAGTTCTCAGATGAACCTTGGGCAAAAAAATTTGGATGTACTGACTAA